In Streptomyces sp. NBC_01439, the following are encoded in one genomic region:
- a CDS encoding MoxR family ATPase: protein MFPQAADSTDMPDRRDGLIYVMPSDLSLAVKVALATGRPLLLRGEPGSGKSSLAPWVARERGWRYYEHVVTSQTRARDLLWTFDAVRRLADAQADRRPGRGRAPQHSEDMYVQPGPLWWAFAPRSAARFVSRSDRSRTGPGHPRPGGPRRTLGADEGRSPDHAVVLIDEIDKADPDVPNGLLVPLASNGFVVAETGTEVWVEPARESSDAPFSRHLIVITTNEERELPQAFLRRCVIARLQPPEDVEELVRIAHRHLTARLPEVTAADLALAAALAEELQEVRQAASRDGVRRPSTAEYLDALWACQSLGITVGDERWQALRGLTLVKPQQLKE from the coding sequence ATGTTCCCGCAGGCAGCCGATTCCACCGACATGCCGGACCGCCGTGACGGGCTGATCTACGTCATGCCTTCCGACCTTTCGCTGGCGGTCAAGGTGGCACTGGCGACCGGCCGCCCGCTGCTACTGCGGGGCGAGCCGGGTTCGGGCAAGTCTTCCCTCGCACCGTGGGTCGCCAGGGAGCGCGGCTGGCGCTACTACGAGCACGTGGTGACCTCCCAGACCCGGGCGCGAGACCTGCTGTGGACCTTTGATGCCGTGCGACGACTTGCGGACGCCCAGGCAGACCGTCGTCCCGGGCGCGGTCGGGCACCCCAGCACAGCGAAGACATGTACGTCCAGCCGGGACCGTTGTGGTGGGCGTTTGCTCCCCGGTCGGCCGCGCGGTTCGTCAGCCGGTCCGATCGGTCCCGCACCGGCCCGGGCCACCCTCGGCCGGGGGGACCTCGCCGGACGCTCGGGGCCGACGAAGGACGTTCCCCGGATCATGCCGTCGTATTGATCGACGAGATCGACAAGGCCGACCCCGATGTGCCGAACGGTCTTCTCGTACCCCTGGCCTCGAACGGGTTCGTGGTCGCCGAGACGGGGACCGAGGTGTGGGTGGAACCCGCCCGAGAATCTTCCGACGCGCCGTTCTCCCGGCACCTGATCGTCATCACCACCAACGAGGAGAGGGAGCTGCCCCAGGCGTTCCTCCGCCGTTGCGTCATCGCCCGGCTGCAGCCCCCGGAGGACGTAGAGGAGCTGGTCCGGATCGCCCACCGGCATCTGACGGCCCGGCTGCCGGAGGTGACCGCGGCCGATCTGGCGCTCGCCGCAGCCCTGGCCGAGGAACTGCAGGAGGTACGACAGGCGGCCTCGCGGGATGGAGTGCGACGCCCCAGTACGGCGGAATACCTGGATGCCCTTTGGGCCTGCCAGTCCCTGGGCATCACGGTGGGCGACGAGCGGTGGCAAGCCCTGCGGGGTCTCACCCTGGTCAAACCGCAGCAGCTGAAGGAGTGA